The Triticum aestivum cultivar Chinese Spring chromosome 3A, IWGSC CS RefSeq v2.1, whole genome shotgun sequence genome includes a region encoding these proteins:
- the LOC123060818 gene encoding putative ubiquitin-conjugating enzyme E2 38 isoform X1 codes for MVLKKLLQFFGVGKKKKKNSNKKGKSIDPLWQGASAAPHSTVNVLASNILLNPCSSGSGNVLSLQKHEPECSSNISSAIKAVDGSENEDHKLFNQFDVVQDYSDHHYAKTSTGKTSKDWTKTIQNEWKLLQRDLPGSIYVRVYEDRIDLLRAAIVGPSGTPYHDGLFFFDVRFPPEYPRCPPKVYYHSGGLRLNPNLYESGKVCLSLLNTWWGSGCEKWSKSNSTMLQVLISIQGLVLNDKPYFNEPGYKNTVNTPLGEKHSMAYNQTAFVLSCKTMLYSLRKPPMHFETLVVHHFHERERAILDACSAYASGIIVGSSVRDGAKYACDKCFAGFKKSLDAHTELLAKELAKNRAQALELKGDTPAADEIASTS; via the exons ATGGTTCTCAAGAAGCTGCTTCAATTCTTTGGAGTtggcaagaaaaagaagaagaattcCAACAAAAAAG GCAAGTCCATCGACCCTCTTTGGCAAG GTGCTAGTGCTGCTCCACACTCCACTGTAAACGTCCTTGCAAGTAACATTCTTTTGAATCCCTGTTCAAGTGGGTCTGGTAATGTGTTGTCACTGCAAAAACATGAACCTGAATGTTCAAGTAACATCTCATCGGCGATAAAGGCAGTAGATGGATCTGAGAACGAGGATCACAAGTTATTTAACCAATTTGACGTTGTTCAAGATTACTCTGACCACCACTATGCAAAGACCTCAACAGGGAAG ACGAGCAAAGATTGGACGAAAACAATCCAAAATGAATGGAAGCTTCTACAGAGAGATCTACCTG GATCTATATATGTTAGAGTTTATGAGGACAGGATTGATCTGCTAAGGGCTGCTATTGTTGGGCCTTCTGGAACTCCATATCATGACGGTCTTTTCTTCTTTGATGTTCGTTTTCCTCCTGAGTACCCGCGATGTCCACCG AAAGTGTACTACCATTCAGGTGGGCTTCGACTAAATCCAAACCTGTATGAGAGTGGAAAGGTGTGCCTTAGCCTGCTGAACACTTGGTGGGGTTCTGGATGTGAGAAGTGGAGCAAGTCGAATTCCACCATGCTGCAGGTGTTGATCTCCATCCAGGGCCTTGTGTTGAATGATAAACCATATTTTAATGAGCCAGGCTACAAAAACACGGTTAATACACCTCTTGGTGAAAAGCATTCCATGGCATATAATCAGACTGCATTTGTACTATCCTGCAAGACTATGTTGTATTCACTTCGGAAGCCTCCAATG CATTTTGAGACCCTTGTCGTGCACCATTTCCACGAGCGGGAGCGTGCCATCCTGGACGCATGCAGCGCATACGCGTCTGGCATTATCGTCGGATCATCGGTCAGGGATGGCGCGAAGTACGCCTGCGATAAGTGCTTTGCCGGTTTCAAGAAGTCTCTGGATGCACACACCGAACTTCTCGCAAAGGAGTTGGCTAAGAACAGAGCTCAAGCGCTGGAACTGAAGGGAGACACGCCAGCTGCAGATGAGATCGCGTCTACCAGCTAG
- the LOC123060816 gene encoding serine/threonine-protein kinase AGC1-7 has protein sequence MNSRSYNKLDTANDKMDFNTRGNTAFNGTLDRNQSGVSANPSTASKPAAHSQIPMDFSTRGNTAFNGALDRNQPGVSANPSTASKQAAHSQIPSDKKPRPKKEDFADKGNPNHMTKRLVNPAESPVLTPTKAASRGMNSNTPEKLSDSALTIRQGSTDSPRSNSLDSCISGHVKHHTGGDCRWEAVQLATSRDSPLSLVHFRLLKRLGYGDIGSVYLVELRGTDTFFAMKVMDKESLISRNKLIRAQTEREILGLLDHPFLPTLYTHFETDKFYCLVMEYCCGGNLHSLRQKQLNKHFSEQAARFYASEVLLALEYLHMLGIVYRDLKPENVLVRDGGHIMLSDFDLSLRCSVSPMLVKSSSVHAGPNGIEKGLANTEGMSNGCIQPSAFFPRMLSMSMSKRNRNKTKSDLSLHGLQTMEFNAEPTDARSMSFVGTHEYLAPEIIRGEGHGSAVDWWTFGIFLYELLHGMTPFKGNGNRATLSNVVEQPLRFPESPPVSNVARDLIRGLLTKDPQKRIATKRGATEIKQHPFFEGVNWALVRSAHPPSVPDPVDFRQYLGKEKKTAERGLGTTLSSLSTGAVAAAKTGSGQFEYF, from the exons ATGAACTCCAGGTCATACAACAAACTGGACACTGCGAATGACAAAATGGATTTtaacacccgtggaaataccgcgTTCAATGGCACCTTAGACCGGAATCAATCAGGTGTGTCTGCCAATCCATCCACAGCATCCAAACCAGCTGCACACTCGCAGATCCCAATGGACTTCAGCACTCGTGGAAATACAGCGTTCAATGGCGCCTTAGACCGGAATCAACCAGGTGTCTCAGCCAATCCATCCACAGCATCCAAACAGGCTGCACACTCGCAGATCCCTTCGGATAAGAAACCACGTCCCAAGAAAGAAGATTTTGCTGACAAAGGAAACCCAAACCACATGACAAAACGCCTCGTTAATCCTGCGGAGAGCCCTGTGCTGACACCAACAAAAGCAGCATCCAGAGGCATGAACAGTAATACACCAGAGAAACTTAGTGATTCCGCTCTAACCATTCGTCAAGGTAGCACTGACAGTCCAAGAAGTAACAGCTTGGATAGCTGCATCTCCGGCCATGTCAAGCATCACACCGGAGGGGACTGCCGATGGGAGGCCGTCCAGCTGGCCACCTCCAGGGACTCCCCTCTCAGCCTAGTCCACTTTAGACTTCTGAAGCGCCTTGGATACGGAGACATTGGCAGTGTTTACCTTGTGGAGCTCAGGGGCACAGACACGTTCTTCGCGATGAAGGTGATGGACAAGGAATCACTCATCAGCAGGAACAAGCTGATCAGGGCGCAAACAGAGAGGGAGATACTCGGCCTTCTCGATCACCCTTTCCTGCCCACGCTGTACACTCATTTTGAGACAGACAAGTTCTACTGCCTTGTCATGGAGTATTGCTGCGGCGGTAATCTCCATTCGCTTCGGCAGAAGCAGCTGAACAAGCACTTCTCCGAGCAAGCAGCCAG ATTTTATGCCTCTGAGGTGTTGCTGGCACTGGAGTACCTCCACATGCTAGGCATCGTGTACCGAGACCTCAAGCCGGAGAACGTGCTCGTCCGAGACGGGGGGCACATCATGCTGTCCGACTTCGACCTGTCGCTGCGGTGCTCGGTGAGCCCGATGCTCGTCAAGTCGTCGTCGGTGCACGCAGGCCCCAACGGCATCGAGAAAGGGCTGGCCAACACGGAGGGCATGAGCAACGGGTGCATCCAGCCGTCGGCGTTCTTCCCGCGGATGCTGAGCATGAGCATGAGCAAGAGGAACCGCAACAAGACCAAGTCGGACCTCAGCCTCCACGGGTTGCAGACAATGGAGTTCAACGCGGAGCCGACGGACGCCCGGTCCATGTCGTTCGTCGGCACCCACGAGTACCTGGCGCCGGAGATCATCCGAGGGGAGGGCCACGGCAGCGCGGTGGACTGGTGGACCTTCGGTATCTTCCTCTATGAGCTGCTGCACGGCATGACACCGTTCAAGGGCAACGGCAACCGCGCCACGCTGAGCAACGTGGTGGAGCAGCCGCTGCGGTTCCCGGAGAGCCCGCCGGTGAGCAACGTCGCGCGGGACCTCATCCGGGGACTGCTGACCAAGGACCCCCAGAAGAGGATCGCGACCAAGAGGGGCGCCACCGAGATCAAGCAGCACCCGTTCTTCGAGGGGGTGAACTGGGCGCTCGTCAGGAGCGCTCACCCGCCGTCGGTGCCGGACCCCGTCGACTTTAGGCAGTACCTAGGCAAAGAGAAGAAGACGGCAGAGCGTGGCCTTGGCACCACTCTGAGCAGCTTGTCGACGGGCGCTGTTGCGGCAGCCAAGACGGGCTCCGGCCAGTTCGAGTATTTCTAG
- the LOC123060818 gene encoding putative ubiquitin-conjugating enzyme E2 39 isoform X3 has translation MVLKKLLQFFGVGKKKKKNSNKKGKSIDPLWQGASAAPHSTVNVLASNILLNPCSSGSGNVLSLQKHEPECSSNISSAIKAVDGSENEDHKLFNQFDVVQDYSDHHYAKTSTGKTSKDWTKTIQNEWKLLQRDLPGSIYVRVYEDRIDLLRAAIVGPSGTPYHDGLFFFDVRFPPEYPRCPPKVYYHSGGLRLNPNLYESGKVCLSLLNTWWGSGCEKWSKSNSTMLQHFETLVVHHFHERERAILDACSAYASGIIVGSSVRDGAKYACDKCFAGFKKSLDAHTELLAKELAKNRAQALELKGDTPAADEIASTS, from the exons ATGGTTCTCAAGAAGCTGCTTCAATTCTTTGGAGTtggcaagaaaaagaagaagaattcCAACAAAAAAG GCAAGTCCATCGACCCTCTTTGGCAAG GTGCTAGTGCTGCTCCACACTCCACTGTAAACGTCCTTGCAAGTAACATTCTTTTGAATCCCTGTTCAAGTGGGTCTGGTAATGTGTTGTCACTGCAAAAACATGAACCTGAATGTTCAAGTAACATCTCATCGGCGATAAAGGCAGTAGATGGATCTGAGAACGAGGATCACAAGTTATTTAACCAATTTGACGTTGTTCAAGATTACTCTGACCACCACTATGCAAAGACCTCAACAGGGAAG ACGAGCAAAGATTGGACGAAAACAATCCAAAATGAATGGAAGCTTCTACAGAGAGATCTACCTG GATCTATATATGTTAGAGTTTATGAGGACAGGATTGATCTGCTAAGGGCTGCTATTGTTGGGCCTTCTGGAACTCCATATCATGACGGTCTTTTCTTCTTTGATGTTCGTTTTCCTCCTGAGTACCCGCGATGTCCACCG AAAGTGTACTACCATTCAGGTGGGCTTCGACTAAATCCAAACCTGTATGAGAGTGGAAAGGTGTGCCTTAGCCTGCTGAACACTTGGTGGGGTTCTGGATGTGAGAAGTGGAGCAAGTCGAATTCCACCATGCTGCAG CATTTTGAGACCCTTGTCGTGCACCATTTCCACGAGCGGGAGCGTGCCATCCTGGACGCATGCAGCGCATACGCGTCTGGCATTATCGTCGGATCATCGGTCAGGGATGGCGCGAAGTACGCCTGCGATAAGTGCTTTGCCGGTTTCAAGAAGTCTCTGGATGCACACACCGAACTTCTCGCAAAGGAGTTGGCTAAGAACAGAGCTCAAGCGCTGGAACTGAAGGGAGACACGCCAGCTGCAGATGAGATCGCGTCTACCAGCTAG
- the LOC123060818 gene encoding putative ubiquitin-conjugating enzyme E2 38 isoform X2 — translation MVLKKLLQFFGVGKKKKKNSNKKGASAAPHSTVNVLASNILLNPCSSGSGNVLSLQKHEPECSSNISSAIKAVDGSENEDHKLFNQFDVVQDYSDHHYAKTSTGKTSKDWTKTIQNEWKLLQRDLPGSIYVRVYEDRIDLLRAAIVGPSGTPYHDGLFFFDVRFPPEYPRCPPKVYYHSGGLRLNPNLYESGKVCLSLLNTWWGSGCEKWSKSNSTMLQVLISIQGLVLNDKPYFNEPGYKNTVNTPLGEKHSMAYNQTAFVLSCKTMLYSLRKPPMHFETLVVHHFHERERAILDACSAYASGIIVGSSVRDGAKYACDKCFAGFKKSLDAHTELLAKELAKNRAQALELKGDTPAADEIASTS, via the exons ATGGTTCTCAAGAAGCTGCTTCAATTCTTTGGAGTtggcaagaaaaagaagaagaattcCAACAAAAAAG GTGCTAGTGCTGCTCCACACTCCACTGTAAACGTCCTTGCAAGTAACATTCTTTTGAATCCCTGTTCAAGTGGGTCTGGTAATGTGTTGTCACTGCAAAAACATGAACCTGAATGTTCAAGTAACATCTCATCGGCGATAAAGGCAGTAGATGGATCTGAGAACGAGGATCACAAGTTATTTAACCAATTTGACGTTGTTCAAGATTACTCTGACCACCACTATGCAAAGACCTCAACAGGGAAG ACGAGCAAAGATTGGACGAAAACAATCCAAAATGAATGGAAGCTTCTACAGAGAGATCTACCTG GATCTATATATGTTAGAGTTTATGAGGACAGGATTGATCTGCTAAGGGCTGCTATTGTTGGGCCTTCTGGAACTCCATATCATGACGGTCTTTTCTTCTTTGATGTTCGTTTTCCTCCTGAGTACCCGCGATGTCCACCG AAAGTGTACTACCATTCAGGTGGGCTTCGACTAAATCCAAACCTGTATGAGAGTGGAAAGGTGTGCCTTAGCCTGCTGAACACTTGGTGGGGTTCTGGATGTGAGAAGTGGAGCAAGTCGAATTCCACCATGCTGCAGGTGTTGATCTCCATCCAGGGCCTTGTGTTGAATGATAAACCATATTTTAATGAGCCAGGCTACAAAAACACGGTTAATACACCTCTTGGTGAAAAGCATTCCATGGCATATAATCAGACTGCATTTGTACTATCCTGCAAGACTATGTTGTATTCACTTCGGAAGCCTCCAATG CATTTTGAGACCCTTGTCGTGCACCATTTCCACGAGCGGGAGCGTGCCATCCTGGACGCATGCAGCGCATACGCGTCTGGCATTATCGTCGGATCATCGGTCAGGGATGGCGCGAAGTACGCCTGCGATAAGTGCTTTGCCGGTTTCAAGAAGTCTCTGGATGCACACACCGAACTTCTCGCAAAGGAGTTGGCTAAGAACAGAGCTCAAGCGCTGGAACTGAAGGGAGACACGCCAGCTGCAGATGAGATCGCGTCTACCAGCTAG